One Microbacterium esteraromaticum genomic window carries:
- a CDS encoding TIGR03943 family putative permease subunit, whose product MADQTDASRGRLRALTTRWLGVGLASVISVVTLVLGVTGRLTLYISPETVWFATAAAAVTLIVAIWSCTLPLGAEGEHDHTHAPAATDAVARRRHRMQTVAVVSGGTIASAVVLAGLVLPPASLSAQLALSRVGESPTLFAGADDVALGVADTTSFGVGDWSIAFANSTRPEKYDGAAVTLTGFVTPSEDGDVNLTRMVISHCVIDAQPASVPLSGGGLDGDYETGQWVEVTGTVRAGDRGALSIESATVKKIDEPKDPYEY is encoded by the coding sequence TTGGCTGATCAGACGGATGCCTCCCGCGGCCGGCTGCGCGCCCTGACCACGCGATGGCTCGGCGTCGGCCTGGCGTCGGTGATCTCGGTGGTCACCCTCGTGCTCGGCGTCACCGGCCGGCTGACGCTGTACATCAGCCCGGAGACGGTCTGGTTCGCCACGGCCGCCGCGGCTGTCACGCTCATCGTCGCCATCTGGTCGTGCACCCTGCCGCTCGGAGCGGAGGGCGAGCACGACCACACGCATGCGCCTGCGGCGACGGATGCGGTTGCGCGCCGTCGGCACCGCATGCAGACCGTCGCGGTCGTGAGCGGAGGCACGATCGCCTCGGCCGTCGTGCTCGCGGGGCTCGTGCTGCCGCCGGCATCCCTCTCGGCGCAGCTCGCCCTCTCGCGCGTCGGGGAGTCGCCGACGCTGTTCGCCGGGGCCGACGACGTCGCCCTCGGCGTCGCCGACACCACGAGCTTCGGCGTGGGCGACTGGTCGATCGCGTTCGCGAACTCGACCCGCCCCGAGAAGTACGACGGCGCGGCCGTCACGCTCACCGGATTCGTGACCCCCTCCGAGGACGGCGACGTGAACCTCACCCGCATGGTGATCTCGCACTGCGTGATCGACGCGCAGCCGGCATCCGTCCCGCTCAGCGGCGGGGGGCTCGACGGCGACTACGAGACCGGCCAGTGGGTCGAGGTCACCGGCACCGTCAGGGCCGGCGATCGCGGTGCGCTGAGCATCGAATCGGCCACGGTGAAGAAGATCGACGAGCCGAAGGATCCGTATGAGTACTGA
- a CDS encoding permease: MTTTTSPEVPHAHRPALRRVPTGAAIAIGAGIVAVLVLIDLLAPTLFPKALPDRAQDGLTLALSVLIEALPWVILGVVLSIVVQVWLPSDAVQRWLPRNAWTRRGVLSLLGMFIPVCECGNVPFARGLMMRGLAPAEAMTFLIAAPIVNPIVILTTHAAFGWDGGILVARLLGGFVIANLIGWIFSLRRDQQELLTERFVETCAHVTHEPGSPTRRSLVQFLIELRAVMPALVIGSALAGAVQVLVPRDVLLAIGSNPVLSILAMVALAMTVAICSNVDAFFALSFASTFSSGAIIAFLIVGPLVDVKMLALLRTTFTARVLAAVVGVVILSACAIGIGVNVLG; this comes from the coding sequence GTGACGACCACCACCTCGCCCGAGGTGCCGCACGCGCATCGGCCCGCGCTTCGCCGTGTGCCGACGGGCGCCGCGATCGCGATCGGCGCCGGCATCGTCGCGGTGCTCGTGCTCATCGATCTGCTCGCCCCGACGCTCTTCCCCAAGGCGCTGCCCGACCGCGCGCAGGACGGGCTGACCCTCGCGCTCAGCGTGCTGATCGAGGCGCTGCCGTGGGTGATCCTCGGCGTCGTGCTCTCGATCGTCGTGCAGGTGTGGCTGCCGTCGGATGCCGTGCAGCGCTGGCTTCCGCGCAACGCATGGACCAGGCGCGGGGTGCTGTCGCTGCTGGGCATGTTCATCCCGGTCTGCGAGTGCGGCAACGTGCCCTTCGCCCGCGGCCTGATGATGCGCGGTCTGGCCCCTGCGGAGGCGATGACCTTCCTCATCGCAGCCCCCATCGTCAACCCGATCGTCATCCTCACCACGCACGCCGCGTTCGGCTGGGACGGCGGCATCCTCGTGGCGCGCCTGCTCGGCGGCTTCGTGATCGCCAACCTCATCGGCTGGATCTTCAGCCTCCGTCGCGACCAGCAGGAGCTGCTCACCGAGCGATTCGTCGAGACGTGCGCGCACGTCACGCACGAGCCCGGCAGCCCGACCCGTCGCAGCCTCGTGCAGTTCCTCATCGAGCTGCGTGCCGTGATGCCCGCCCTCGTGATCGGCTCAGCGCTCGCCGGAGCCGTGCAGGTGCTCGTGCCGCGCGACGTGCTGCTGGCGATCGGATCGAACCCCGTGCTGTCGATCCTCGCCATGGTCGCGCTCGCGATGACGGTGGCGATCTGCTCGAACGTCGACGCCTTCTTCGCGCTGTCCTTCGCCTCGACGTTCTCGTCGGGGGCGATCATCGCCTTCCTCATCGTCGGTCCGCTGGTCGACGTGAAGATGCTGGCGCTGCTGCGCACCACCTTCACCGCCCGCGTGCTCGCGGCGGTCGTCGGGGTGGTCATCCTCTCGGCCTGCGCGATCGGGATCGGGGTGAACGTCCTTGGCTGA
- a CDS encoding Fur family transcriptional regulator: MAQRNTWQRERVRDALADARGFVSAQSLHADLRQANTGIGLATVYRALAGLAASGEADSLQSPEGEALYRACSTEGHHHHLICRSCGLTVEIEAKDVEQWAQRTASLHGFRDAEHVVDIFGLCATCANRQDAATEATQ, encoded by the coding sequence ATGGCTCAGCGGAACACCTGGCAGCGCGAACGCGTGCGCGATGCGCTCGCCGACGCGCGGGGCTTCGTGAGCGCGCAGTCGCTGCACGCCGACCTCCGCCAGGCGAACACCGGCATCGGTCTGGCCACCGTCTATCGCGCACTGGCCGGGCTCGCGGCGTCGGGCGAGGCCGACTCGCTGCAGAGCCCAGAGGGCGAGGCGCTGTACCGCGCCTGCTCGACCGAGGGCCACCATCACCACCTCATCTGCCGATCGTGCGGTCTGACGGTCGAGATCGAGGCGAAGGATGTCGAGCAGTGGGCTCAGCGCACGGCATCCCTGCACGGCTTCCGCGACGCAGAGCACGTCGTCGACATCTTCGGCCTCTGCGCCACCTGCGCCAACAGGCAGGATGCCGCGACCGAGGCGACGCAGTGA
- a CDS encoding DivIVA domain-containing protein, whose product MSETQQNDDEQNGDFFDQLLTTAPKERSSFTQAFRGYDKAEVDAAIATLRDQLKRVSGDLDEADERRRGDLDELRAQNEKAIAEAVADSDGRVAELEAELAAARAQADDASAQIAALSAELTEAPRSDGEPQSRQQFEAVLRVAEEQASVLIHNAATQAERLLEAAREEAEAKRAEVAADVARITAQAQHDADQIRLKIDTEHTAHEARLEREQAHAAEKVAQAEQEAATIRTEAEKGAAALRAMVTRETTDLRADAEREVREMNARVLEFEETLTRRQDDAQQEFLVLHNQAVAHAERITADANEQVAASLEHAQRISSKAEDYERLMRTQAQAIEAEAHVKARETLDRARTKAQKIVDSVTGHATGALRDAEDRTRQLRWQQQQLNSFMAEVRELLRPEGVLTAPASDEQGDES is encoded by the coding sequence GTGAGCGAGACGCAGCAGAACGACGACGAGCAGAACGGCGACTTCTTCGACCAGCTGCTGACCACCGCCCCGAAGGAGCGCTCGTCCTTCACGCAGGCGTTCCGCGGCTACGACAAGGCGGAGGTGGATGCCGCGATCGCGACGCTCCGCGACCAGCTGAAGCGGGTCAGCGGCGACCTCGACGAGGCCGACGAGCGGCGTCGTGGTGACCTCGACGAGCTGCGCGCGCAGAACGAGAAGGCGATCGCCGAGGCGGTCGCCGACAGCGACGGCCGCGTGGCCGAGCTCGAAGCCGAGCTCGCTGCGGCGCGTGCACAGGCCGATGACGCGAGCGCGCAGATCGCGGCGCTGAGCGCCGAGCTGACCGAGGCGCCTCGCTCGGACGGCGAGCCGCAGAGCAGACAGCAGTTCGAAGCGGTGCTCCGCGTCGCCGAAGAGCAGGCGAGCGTGCTGATCCACAACGCCGCCACTCAGGCCGAGCGCCTTCTCGAGGCCGCCAGGGAAGAGGCAGAGGCCAAGCGCGCGGAGGTCGCCGCGGACGTCGCGCGCATCACCGCGCAGGCGCAGCACGACGCCGACCAGATCCGTCTGAAGATCGACACCGAGCACACCGCCCATGAGGCGCGCCTCGAGCGCGAGCAGGCGCATGCGGCCGAGAAGGTCGCGCAGGCCGAGCAGGAGGCGGCGACCATACGCACCGAGGCCGAGAAGGGCGCCGCGGCGCTGCGCGCCATGGTCACCCGCGAGACGACCGATCTTCGGGCAGACGCCGAGCGCGAGGTGCGGGAGATGAACGCCCGCGTGCTCGAGTTCGAGGAGACGCTGACCCGCAGGCAGGATGACGCGCAGCAGGAGTTCCTCGTGCTGCACAACCAGGCCGTCGCCCATGCCGAGCGGATCACCGCAGATGCCAACGAGCAGGTGGCGGCATCGCTCGAGCACGCCCAGCGCATCTCGTCGAAGGCCGAGGACTACGAGCGCCTGATGCGCACCCAGGCGCAGGCCATCGAGGCCGAGGCGCATGTGAAGGCGCGGGAGACCCTCGACCGCGCGCGCACCAAGGCGCAGAAGATCGTCGACTCCGTCACCGGTCACGCGACCGGTGCGCTGCGCGATGCCGAGGACCGCACCAGGCAGCTGCGCTGGCAGCAGCAGCAGCTGAACAGCTTCATGGCCGAGGTGCGCGAACTGCTGCGTCCCGAGGGAGTGCTCACCGCCCCGGCATCCGACGAGCAGGGTGACGAGAGCTGA
- a CDS encoding metal ABC transporter permease, whose protein sequence is MRPLLDWGDVFSFQDYGELLALLSNSIVAGAVLGIVGGLIGVFVLQRDLAFAVHGVSELSFAGAAAALLFGGSVVAGSLGGALVAAILIGVLGAKARDRNSIVGVLMPFGLGLGILFLSLVEGRTANRFGLLTGQIVSVSSPDLSWLIGICMVVLIGLLLMWHPLRFDSLDPESAAARGVPVRAVSLAFMVLLGLIVAVSVHIIGALLVMALLVTPAAAAMRLSAGPIAVPLLAALFGFTSAVGGILLALAGTLPVSPYITTISFLIYAACWIAQWMRGRVRRV, encoded by the coding sequence ATGAGGCCGCTGCTCGACTGGGGGGACGTCTTCTCGTTCCAGGACTACGGCGAGCTGCTCGCGCTGCTGTCGAACTCGATCGTCGCCGGAGCGGTGCTCGGCATCGTGGGCGGGCTGATCGGGGTCTTCGTGCTGCAGCGCGACCTCGCCTTCGCCGTGCACGGCGTCAGCGAGCTGTCGTTCGCGGGCGCCGCGGCGGCGCTGCTGTTCGGTGGCAGCGTGGTCGCGGGCTCGCTGGGCGGAGCGCTCGTCGCCGCGATCCTCATCGGCGTGCTGGGGGCGAAGGCACGCGATCGCAACTCGATCGTGGGCGTGCTCATGCCGTTCGGCCTCGGCCTCGGCATCCTGTTCCTCTCGCTCGTGGAGGGCCGCACGGCCAACCGGTTCGGGCTGCTGACCGGGCAGATCGTGTCGGTGTCGAGTCCCGACCTCAGCTGGCTGATCGGCATCTGCATGGTGGTGCTCATCGGGCTGCTGCTCATGTGGCATCCGCTGCGCTTCGACTCTCTCGATCCCGAGTCCGCCGCGGCGCGCGGTGTGCCGGTGCGCGCCGTCAGCCTCGCCTTCATGGTGCTGCTCGGGCTGATCGTCGCCGTCAGCGTGCACATCATCGGAGCGCTGCTCGTGATGGCCCTTCTGGTCACCCCGGCCGCGGCCGCGATGCGCCTGTCGGCCGGGCCGATCGCCGTGCCGCTTCTGGCGGCGCTGTTCGGCTTCACGTCCGCCGTCGGCGGCATCCTGCTCGCGCTCGCCGGCACCCTTCCGGTCAGTCCCTACATCACCACGATCTCGTTCCTCATCTACGCCGCCTGCTGGATCGCGCAGTGGATGCGCGGGCGCGTCCGCCGGGTCTGA
- a CDS encoding metal ABC transporter ATP-binding protein, protein MTAPLHAQDSAPVLAIRGAGLQRGDRELWSGLDLDVAHGEFIAVLGPSGSGKTTLLRSILGLQPLSSGSIRVDGRPAQRGDRRIGYVPQQRPLPPDTSMRARDLVALGVNGTRFGLPIPRRGDRARVDALLESAGASHYAERPVGLLSGGEQQRLRVGQALADDPVLLLCDEPLSGLDLANQRGITGIIDRQRRQGAGVLFVTHDINPILGLVDRILYIAGGRFVLGTPDEVLQSRVLTELYGTAVFVLRAGDRLVVVGAPDAEGAHAHEAADPSAGHSGAHA, encoded by the coding sequence ATGACGGCCCCTCTTCACGCTCAGGATTCGGCGCCCGTTCTCGCGATCAGGGGAGCGGGGCTGCAGCGCGGCGATCGCGAACTGTGGTCCGGACTCGACCTCGACGTCGCCCACGGCGAGTTCATCGCCGTGCTCGGACCATCCGGATCCGGCAAGACGACCCTGCTGCGCAGCATCCTGGGTCTTCAGCCCCTCTCGTCCGGCAGCATCCGCGTCGACGGCCGACCCGCGCAGCGCGGTGACCGCCGGATCGGCTACGTGCCGCAGCAGCGCCCGCTGCCGCCCGACACGAGCATGCGCGCCCGCGACCTCGTCGCGCTCGGCGTGAACGGCACCCGCTTCGGCCTGCCGATCCCGCGCAGGGGCGATCGCGCCCGCGTCGACGCGCTGCTCGAGAGCGCCGGCGCCTCGCACTACGCCGAACGCCCCGTCGGGCTGCTCTCGGGCGGCGAGCAGCAGCGTCTGCGCGTCGGCCAGGCCCTCGCCGACGACCCCGTGCTGCTGCTCTGCGACGAGCCGCTGTCTGGCCTCGACCTCGCCAACCAGCGCGGCATCACCGGCATCATCGACCGCCAGCGACGGCAGGGCGCCGGCGTGCTGTTCGTCACCCACGACATCAACCCGATCCTGGGGCTCGTCGACCGCATCCTGTACATCGCGGGAGGCCGCTTCGTGCTCGGCACCCCCGACGAGGTGCTGCAGAGCCGCGTGCTCACCGAGCTCTACGGCACCGCCGTGTTCGTGCTGCGGGCCGGCGACAGACTGGTCGTCGTCGGAGCACCGGATGCCGAGGGTGCGCACGCCCATGAAGCCGCCGACCCCTCCGCCGGCCATTCGGGAGCGCACGCATGA
- a CDS encoding metal ABC transporter solute-binding protein, Zn/Mn family, whose protein sequence is MHTRLAALAVAAASALVLTGCSTAPGDEAGAGDAGGALQVVASTNIYGQLAAEIGGDRIEVTSLIDSAEKDPHGYEATARDRLAVQKADLVIENGGGYDSFMQELIDGSDAVVITAAEFSHDFPDAVVEDHADHDEHAEGEHAEGEHAADEHSADEHAEGEHAEEHEGHSHIEGFNEHVWFDVHTVSHVVEQIAADLTEIDPAGKAEYAASAEKLAAELEGIEGELHTLHEKLEGTPVFITEPLPGALAAAAGLDDVAPEGFASAVEEGNEVAPATLLESLSLVEGGKVSAVLANAQTGGGETSRIEDAAKAADIPIVTFHELLEADQSYAEWMRAAISDLAAALGG, encoded by the coding sequence ATGCACACTCGCCTTGCCGCTCTCGCTGTCGCCGCCGCCTCCGCTCTCGTCCTGACGGGATGCTCGACAGCGCCCGGCGACGAGGCCGGCGCGGGCGATGCGGGCGGGGCGCTGCAGGTCGTCGCGTCGACCAACATCTACGGCCAGCTGGCCGCAGAGATCGGCGGCGACCGCATCGAGGTCACCAGCCTGATCGACTCGGCCGAGAAGGACCCGCACGGCTACGAGGCCACGGCGCGCGACCGTCTCGCCGTGCAGAAGGCCGACCTCGTGATCGAGAACGGCGGCGGGTACGACTCCTTCATGCAGGAGCTGATCGACGGCTCGGATGCCGTGGTCATCACGGCCGCGGAGTTCTCGCACGACTTCCCGGATGCCGTCGTGGAGGACCACGCCGATCACGACGAGCACGCCGAGGGTGAGCATGCCGAGGGCGAGCACGCCGCGGACGAGCACTCCGCGGACGAGCACGCCGAGGGCGAGCATGCCGAAGAGCACGAGGGCCACTCCCACATCGAGGGCTTCAACGAGCACGTCTGGTTCGACGTGCACACCGTCTCGCACGTCGTCGAGCAGATCGCCGCCGATCTCACCGAGATCGATCCTGCAGGCAAGGCCGAGTACGCGGCATCGGCCGAGAAGCTCGCGGCAGAGCTCGAGGGCATCGAAGGCGAGCTGCACACGCTGCACGAGAAGCTCGAGGGCACGCCCGTGTTCATCACCGAGCCTCTGCCCGGCGCGCTCGCCGCGGCTGCCGGCCTCGACGACGTCGCCCCCGAGGGCTTCGCCTCAGCCGTCGAGGAGGGCAACGAGGTCGCGCCGGCCACGCTGCTCGAGTCGCTCTCCCTCGTCGAGGGCGGCAAGGTCTCCGCTGTGCTCGCCAACGCGCAGACCGGCGGAGGCGAGACGAGCCGCATCGAGGACGCCGCGAAGGCCGCCGACATCCCGATCGTCACGTTCCATGAGCTTCTCGAGGCCGACCAGTCGTACGCTGAGTGGATGCGCGCCGCGATCTCCGACCTCGCCGCCGCCCTCGGCGGATGA